The sequence TCTGGtgatttttaagaaaacaagaaTTCTGGAAACCATAGAAGGCTTGAAATATAACAAAGATTTagggtttttgcctttttcaacCCATAAACTTGCAAAATATTTCATACAAGACTGCTTTTATGCAAATAACTTTGCAACTTTGTTCTTGATGTATTGCAAATTGTGTTGCAGACATTCATATAGACCATTTGTTGCTTATCAGAGTTGCAGCTTGTGAATGCTGGTAAAacttaaaacatgtttattatCTCAGTAACACTTATCATAAAGGTcaaaacacattatttattattctgAGCCTAATCATGTCTAAACTGATGTTAACCATTTAGTAATACTAAACTAAATGCTAGCTAACCATTACCCAATGGTAAACTAAACATGAAGTAACTGCTGGTTACCTATTAACTACTGAAGCCcttataaacatttttccatgtcAAATCATTGTGGGATGGTGAGTCCATGCTTAGTTGATGGTTGCCCACTGATAACCTCAATGTGTTTTGGTCAGAGCCTTAGTGAATGCTTAGTCGGCTAACCAGAAACTGATCCTTTACTAATAGCAGTGTTactctgaaataaaatcatcagTCAGTGGTTGCTAACATTACATGATTAGTTCAGTAATTTATGGTTAGGTAACAGTAAGTTCATGATTAGTTAATTTCAAACCAGCTAGAAAGTAAACTCATTGCTTACAATCACACTGGAAGGTAAGTCCAATCAACCAAAGCGAAATTAGACTGTGGCTCGAGGATAATCATAAAGGTGATCAGTGCAACCATGGCACTATCTGCAAATGGTTTAGTAATGAAGGTAAACCAGGAAAATTTTTGAGATTTCCGATTCAAATATTTGATGCAATATTTGATGTATCCATGTATGTCACATCACGTGATTTGCTGTGTCTGCAGCAAAGTAGGACGGATCGGGACGTGATTGTTGACGTCAGTTTCACAGAAATCCTAACTTTACCTGCTACATTGCTTGCTGCATccattttagaatgaaagaaTAGAGTAAAGATATCCTTTATcgtcccacagtggggaaattcaggtgcaTCAGTGGCAAAGTGACAAGCAAATGTAAGCATGCAGATAAACACAaggtagaaatataaaaaaaacaaaaaagctttgGCTGGTCACAATAAGATGCAGGTCAGTGGCTGTGACGCTCCCTCTGATCTTCACCCtgaatctctctttttaataatCTCTCTATTCTTGAGATCAGGCCTTATAGGTACCTCTCTACCTGCTTGATGAAACCTAAAATCAGTGACCTAATATAGTCTCTGTATACTATAAGCCTACATGGATACAATAATCATCACTCTGCAGCTTGGGGTCATAGGAGACAGAGTGAATATAGGTCAGATGAGAGACAAAAATCCCCCAGGCACCAGCCGTCTCTCTCCAGTACATGCTCACAAAATTCcctctttttctctcatttGGATAAGTTCCTTTCATTCCTAACTTTTCACCGCTTGGGAGGGAAGTTGGGAGTTATGACTAAAACCTGCCACAGCTTTTCAACAGCTGCAGCAAACTGGACTCTGAGAAAAACAACCCAGACCCTTTCAGCTCATAGTTCTCCCACACATCTTTTCTGCTTGTGTAAGGTCTGTTTGCTGATGAATGATGCTGATTGGTCCGCTTTCTGTTGCCCTGCTGCATTGCTGCAGTGTCTGCATGCTTCAAAGGCAGAAAGTGTGTCAGTGTGTCAGCGCACACCGCCTGCCCTCAGATTCGAGGTTGGTATCCATGGCAACTTTCCTTAGGAACAAAGATAGCTACCCCCGCTCCTGTTCTCCAAACCAGCTGTGGGTGTCTCTGGCGGCCATTGTCTGTCAATGTGTGTTTCTGGATGAGGTGGATGGATGTTGCCATTAGAAATCATCACAAATCTCATCACACAAACAGGACAGAACATATGAAAAACAGACGCTCAATCAGATAGTTATGTAGGTTACTgtgtctgagttttttttttttctttcatttttgtaaCAATGGAGGCACCTGTCTGGAGGAAGAGATTTTTAGAGAACCATGAGGTGTGGCCcagcacacgcacacacatgcacTACAGTACCACTCctctttgaatattttttcacCTGTCACTGATTTGCTTATATGTGATCCTGATGATTCAAATTGTTGTGTTCAGTTAGCTGCAAAGTTGCCTGTCATTGGATGCAAAATGCTGCATCATGCTTTCCATTCACTAACATCAGCTGGGGGAGGCATCCCACACTTTGGGACCTTTTTAGTGAACCTTGATTCAGAAGCTAGATAGACGAGGCAGAGAAATATACAAACACCCTGTTAGTAATGCATTTTATGAAACTATTCTGACAGTAAAGAAACCTTTTAATAGCAGGTTTTAGGAGAGTAAGGTGGATGAAGTTCCCATCCATCTGATTGCtcattaaaaatgaattaattacTCAGCTGAAACCTCCGTTGATCTGGGCTGCAGTCAGTAGACAATAATCTGACAGATTGAGTTTTTTTCTGGAAAGCCATAATATTACATACACTGCTGAGACGGGCAGTCCAGAAGAGCTGATTAGAAGCGGATTAAAATTATCCTGAAGTCTTATTTTCAgcttggtagcactgttgcctagcagcaagaagatcctgggttcgcatgtttgcatgttctccccgtgcatgcgtgggttctcaccgggtgctctggcttcctcccacaggtCAAaatcatgactgttaggttaattggtttctctaaattgcgtgtgtgaatgagtgtgtgcatggaagtttgtgtgttgccctgcgatggactggcgatctgtccaggatgtaccctgcctcctgcccatagactgctggagataggcaccagcttccccgcgacccactatggaataagcagtagaaaatgacagacTGATGATAACCTCGGGTGTAGCGAATAAAAGATTACTGTAGGATGCAGTTCTTTGCGAAGTATTCACACTTCTTAGACTTTTCAGATTCTATcacaaactttgatgtatttagtgggattttatgtgacagaccaacacaaactaggaCCTTAGAGTGTATTTTTCCCCCTTTACTTTGCTCCCACCAAATAAAATTTGGTTCAATCAATTGTATTTAGAAGTCGGCTAATTAGTGAATAGAATGAATCTGTGCGTAAATGaatctcagcataaatccagGTGTTTTGTGAAGGCCACAGTGGATGTGACAGAGAGCATTAGTGCACAGGTGcatgaagactaaggaacacagcagacaggtcaaagagaaagagagggaaaacTTTAAAGTGGGGGTAGGTTAAAAAACTACATCTTAAACTTTGggctgttcagtccatcatctgaaaatggaaagcgTATGacgtgttgtaattatgaatatgattatattaattaatatttaatattaatactctaatattttattaaataacattttggtctgttaagggttgtcctgtgaatacgaGCCCAATAAGGCAAATTATggcaaaattgaaagggatgagccaagctctgacattattgaacagcaaaaccctaaccctaaccctcttaacttaaaaaaaaaaaaaaaacacaaacacagaacacataaactgagcacatgtgctgagcagataatctgctagcactaagatggctgagtttcaacacaaacaaaaccaaacgtcataaaacaaaaaaatgtttagattatttcactctaaagTACTTCTCTCTCtgtccaaaacacaacctcttataTGAACCGTGCTGAAGAAAACTTGTCCGGGGCGACGGAGTTGAAGGAAGCATCCACCGTGAACACagggttagcttgcagctaacctttgtagctgtggggtggggcggctcgttctgccGGCCGAACGAACTGCAcattactgctgtagccacggtgatgcggtcccgctgtccttccttcagactgggaaaactgctccactcagcgTCGTAGAGAGAggatctctgctgggaactctctggaacacagtttgcttctgtagatctcagtgagaaagtcaagcaacacttgtaccttaattaccccgttcctgaatgaataccagatacacagacagtgattcattcctacttaacttagtacatatgatcgcgtgatcgtatgacactcttggatccagttagaagagttatgtctgtttgccagcaaagagacattagcgcgctgtttccctccgtccagttcctctggagacctgcgtggaagaggtcagtttgttgcaaaagcggggtttttattcggacagtgacgtcacgggaagtccgctgttaccctgtttctggctgtgctggaagtaggttaatgcgatttattttgaaagttccagaaaagttcttatgttgtccccatggctgAGGTCCCAACAGATGCAACTGGAAACCTACAAAAACACGGCCATTCGCCTCTACTTGTTGTAGGTCACGGACCAAACTGACACTGCAAGTCACACCATCCCATGGttgaaacatggcggtggcagcatgaCGCTGTAAAACTGCCTTTGTTTAACATGGAcagaaaagctggtcagagtttatgggaGGATgaaggagctaaatacagaagaatcctgaaagaaaacctgctaaCGGCTCCAAAATACTTAAGACTAGGTTGTAAGTTCAACTTCTAGCAGACAAACATATAGCCACAAGGGAAGCTACAAGCTACAAGGGAACATATTTATATTagtatggcccagtcaaagtccagactttgtgCAAAAGTTTTCCCACCAAAGGGGGTTCTACCACATAATGACTTTGAGGGTTGAATGCAgatacacaccacacttttcagattgttacttgtaataaatctttaaaaaccaCATATGACGTTTCTTTCACATCTAATTTTTTATgacattgtgtagttttttatacataaaatcccaataaaacagatGGACGCGTGTGGctataatgtgacaaagtgtgaaagaGTTTAAGAGGTATGGAAACTTTGGCAAGGAGTTGTATTTCCCCAGCTTTCAAGGACTGTCCTGTCCTGAAGACAGCCTTATGTTGCACATTACAGTTGCTTTATCTGATTTGTTACaagttgaaagaaaaaacaaaaatcagtgtTCAATGATTCTGCATGTTGGACATTAACTGGTATGTGGTTGAACTTTACTCTGcctaaaacaaatctcccagcattTGCATCATGATGCAGCAGAATCAGCAGGTCTGTCATGTGGATCTAGTCAACTCAAGCACAGTTTCTCCCACATTATGTCTCAAGGTGCCAAGATAGCAGCCATAATGAGGTCGGCGTGGTTCGTGGAACTACGTCACTGATGGTTATATAGGCTGCAGCTGTGGCGACGGGCTCGCGCTGCTGAGACAAGCAGAGCACTGAGGACCGGCAGGCGCGCGTTCACACTCACGCTCCCCCAAACAAAGAGAAGCACGCGAGGCAGCAGAGCATCCCACCCTTTCGGCCCACTTGCAGAAGCGTCCCCCCAACCCCCACCCCGCTCATTCCTCCAACGCAGAACCAGTCCGAACCGAAGCCCCGACCATGACAACCAACGGCTCAACTAACGGAACCAGCGACATGCTGCAGATCCAGTTTGGTCTCATCAACTGCGGGAACAAATACCTCACCGCAGAGATGTTTGGCTTTAAAATTAACGCCTCGGCCACCAGCATGAAGAAGAAGCAGATCTGGACCCTGGAACAGAGTGGGGACGACTCTAATGCCAATGTGTTCTTCCTCAAGTCCCATCTGGGCCGGTACATCGCTTCAGACAAGGACGGGAATGTCACTGGAGACAGCGAGACCCCCGGTCCAGAGTGCCGCTTCGTCATCACCGCCCATGATGATGGTCGTTGGTCCCTGCAGTCCGAGCAGTACGGCCGGTACCTAGGCGGAACCGAGGACCGGATCATCTGCTTCGCTCAGACCGTGTCCGTGGCAGAGAAATGGAGCGTGCACATCGCCATGCACCCGCAGGTGAACATCTTCAGCATGACGCGCAAGCGCTACGCGCACCTGAGCGACAAGGTGGATGAGATTGCCATCGACCGGGACGTGCCGTGGGGGGTGGACTCCATGATCACGTTGGTGTTTCACGACCAGCGGTACCACCTGCAGACCTCCGACAACCGCTTCCTGAGAAACGATGGAGCGCTGGTCGCTACCGCGGACAAGAGCACGGGCTACACGCTGGAGTTCCGCTCCGGGAAGGTGGCCTTCAGGGACTGCAGCGGCAAGTACCTGGCTCCCTCCGGGCCATCCGGCACCATGAAGTCCGGGAAGAGTTCGCGGGTGGGCAAGGACGAGCTGTTCGTGCTGGAGCAGAGCCACCCACAGGTCGTGCTCACCGCTGGAAACGAGAGGAACGTCTCCACCAGGC is a genomic window of Girardinichthys multiradiatus isolate DD_20200921_A chromosome X, DD_fGirMul_XY1, whole genome shotgun sequence containing:
- the LOC124863428 gene encoding fascin-like, translated to MTTNGSTNGTSDMLQIQFGLINCGNKYLTAEMFGFKINASATSMKKKQIWTLEQSGDDSNANVFFLKSHLGRYIASDKDGNVTGDSETPGPECRFVITAHDDGRWSLQSEQYGRYLGGTEDRIICFAQTVSVAEKWSVHIAMHPQVNIFSMTRKRYAHLSDKVDEIAIDRDVPWGVDSMITLVFHDQRYHLQTSDNRFLRNDGALVATADKSTGYTLEFRSGKVAFRDCSGKYLAPSGPSGTMKSGKSSRVGKDELFVLEQSHPQVVLTAGNERNVSTRQGMDLSANQDEESDQEVFQVEICRENRKCAFRTAAGKYWTLTANGGLQCTASSKSTNCYFDIEWRGKRLTLRAANGKYVAAKKNGQLAATMDSAGESEEFIMKLINRPIIVLRGEHGFIGCRKVTGTLDSNRSSYDYFTLEFRDGAYSLQDSTGKYWMVGTEQSVVSSSDTPVDFFFEFCDYNKLAVRHAADGKYLRGDHAGVLKANADDLETATLWEY